CTTTTATTAGTATTGTCGGGGCGGGTCTCAAACTCTCGAACATAGTTGCTAGGGAGGCTGAAAGCGCGTCACTGGTTTGGAGGATAAAAAGCCCGTTAGCATGGATAACAATTAAACGGGCTAGATTGACTAGGCGATAGCCATGTCTACTGTTGGAATACGGACCAGATAGGTGCGTGATCGGACGGTTTTTCTATACCGCGCAGCTCGTAATCGATGCCTGACTCTTGACAGATTGCTGCCAGTTTAGGTGTCGCCAAAATGACATCGATTCGTAACCCTCGGTTATCATCAAAACCTCGTGAACGATAGTCAAACCACGAATATTGATCGTTAACATCAGGATGAACTTGACGGAAGGTATCAACAAAACCCCAATCGATTAACGTTTGCAGCCACTCTCTTTCTTCAGGTTGGAATGAACATTTGCCTGTTTTCAACCAACGCTTGCGGTTCGGCTCACCAATGCCAATATCGGCATCGATAGGGCTGATATTGATATCACCCATAACGATGAGATTATCGTCACTTGTGTGATAATCATTTAGGTACTGCATCAAATCTTTGTAGAAT
This DNA window, taken from Vibrio nitrifigilis, encodes the following:
- the xthA gene encoding exodeoxyribonuclease III, producing the protein MKVVSFNINGLRARLHQLQALIDKHQPDVIGLQEIKVHNDAFPVADVEAMGYKVYFHGQKAHYGVAMLCKQEPVDVRYGFPTDSEEHQKRMIMATFENEQGEKTTVLNGYFPQGDNINHETKYPYKRQFYKDLMQYLNDYHTSDDNLIVMGDINISPIDADIGIGEPNRKRWLKTGKCSFQPEEREWLQTLIDWGFVDTFRQVHPDVNDQYSWFDYRSRGFDDNRGLRIDVILATPKLAAICQESGIDYELRGIEKPSDHAPIWSVFQQ